The genomic interval TCACCGTAGCTGGGAGGTTGTTTCCGCCCTCACCAACCCGGCTCGGAGAGCTTACCCGAGGCAGGGACCGGACAGCAAAACGGCCCCCACCGGCGGGTTGTCACTCCCGTCACACCAGACTCTTGCTGGTGTCCGCGGTCAGGCCGAGCCGGCGCGCGATCACCAGCGCGATCGCGCCGAAGGCCACGAACTTCACCACGTCGACCGTCACCAGCGACCACGGCGCGTCCTTCACGCCAAGACTCGCACCGACGGTGTTGGTCAGTGCCGCGAAGATGAACGTCACCACGTTGTTGGCCGCGTGCGCCGAGATCGACGCCTCCAGACCACCCGTTCGTACGACGAGGACCGCCGCGACCAGACCGAACGCGAGCCGGTCCACGAACAGGGCCGGGCTCTGCCACGGCCAGATCCCGTGGGCGGCCGTGAACAGCAGCGACGTCACCACGACCACGATCGCCGTACTGCGAACCAGCGCGCCCATCGCCTGCAGCAGGTACCCGCGGAAGTAGTACTCCTCCCCCGCGGCCTGGAACGTCGACGTGAGCAGTGTGACCGCGATGACGGCGATCGCGTCCGGCGCGGCGCCACCGCCGTGCCGCTCACCGGTGGCGAGCTGGATCCCACCGAACTGGATCACCGCGAGCATGATCAGCTCGAGCACGAGGGCGGCGCCACCGAACCACAGCATCGGCCGCCACCGCAGCCGGCCGGCGACCGACGACAGCAGCCCGGGCGCCTGCCGGTTGAGCTTGCGTGCGATCAGCATGCTGAGCGGGATCAGCACGATCAGCGACAGGTTCGTGGCCAGCAGGCCGAGCCAGGAGATCGTCCCGTCGGGATCCTTCCGGATCGCCTGCTGGGTGCCGATGATGATCAGGCTGGCGAACATCCAGCCGACCAGGATCGTCAGCGCACCGAGGACGACGTACCCGTTCGGGGCATCGGGATTGCGCAGCAGCCGCTGGTACGGCGTACCGGGAGTCGGTGCTGTCATGACGCGCTACGGCGGGCCTGCTCGAGCCGGTGCAGGGACTTCTCCCGGCCGAGCAGCTCCAGCGATTCGAACAACGGCGGCGAGATCCGGCGGCCGGAGATCGCCACCCGGACCGGGCCGAACGCGTTCTTCGGCTTCAGCCCGAGGCCGTCGATCAGCGACGCCCGCAGCGCCGCCTCGATCGCCTCGGTCGTCCACTCGGCGCCGGCGAGCGCCGTGGCGGAGGCATCCAGGACAGCGCCCGCGTCACCGGTCAGCACCTTCGCGGCGGCATCCGGGTCGATCGAGAACGCGTCCTCGTCGACGAACAGGAACCCGAGCATCTCGACCGACTCGGACAACGAGTTCATCCGCTCCTGCACGAGCGGCACGGCGGCCCGCAGTACCGCGAGCTGATCCGCGGACGGCTCGACCGGAAGGACCCCGGCCTTGGCCAGGAACGGAACCATCCGCTGCGCGAAGTCGTCCGGCGTCAGCATCCGCATGTGCGCGGCGTTGATCGCTTCGCACTTCTTCGGGTCGAACCGCGCGGCGTTGGAGTTCACCTTGCGGACGTCGAAGGCCTTGACCATCTCGTCCATGGTGAACACGTCGCGGTCGTCGGCGATCGACCAGCCGAGCAGGGCCAGGTAGTTCAGCAGGCCCTCGGGCAGGAAGCCGCGCTCCATGTACTCGCCGAGGCCGGAGCCCGGGTCGCGTTTGGACAGCTTCTTGTTGCCCTCGCCCATCACGAACGGCAGGTGCCCGAACCGCGGCGTACGGCCGCTGCCGACACCGATCTCGGCCAGCGCCTCGTACAGCGCGATCTGGCGCGGTGTCGACGGGAGCAGATCCTCGCCGCGGAGCACGTGGCTGATCTCCAT from Kribbella sp. NBC_00709 carries:
- the gltX gene encoding glutamate--tRNA ligase, with protein sequence MTDAVLWDLEPSEVRVRFPPSPTGLLTLGNIRSALFNWAFARHYGGKLVLRIEDTDTARNTEEGYQYTYDSMRWLGLTWDEGPEAGGDYGPYLQSERMELYADIVAKLLAAGKAYHCYCSQEELDQRREAARTSGRHSGYDGHCRNLDPEQVQAYVEEGRRPVVRLRMPDRPIVFDDLVRGEITFLPENLGDYVLVRANGYPLYPLVNPVDDALMEISHVLRGEDLLPSTPRQIALYEALAEIGVGSGRTPRFGHLPFVMGEGNKKLSKRDPGSGLGEYMERGFLPEGLLNYLALLGWSIADDRDVFTMDEMVKAFDVRKVNSNAARFDPKKCEAINAAHMRMLTPDDFAQRMVPFLAKAGVLPVEPSADQLAVLRAAVPLVQERMNSLSESVEMLGFLFVDEDAFSIDPDAAAKVLTGDAGAVLDASATALAGAEWTTEAIEAALRASLIDGLGLKPKNAFGPVRVAISGRRISPPLFESLELLGREKSLHRLEQARRSAS
- a CDS encoding CPBP family intramembrane glutamic endopeptidase, yielding MTAPTPGTPYQRLLRNPDAPNGYVVLGALTILVGWMFASLIIIGTQQAIRKDPDGTISWLGLLATNLSLIVLIPLSMLIARKLNRQAPGLLSSVAGRLRWRPMLWFGGAALVLELIMLAVIQFGGIQLATGERHGGGAAPDAIAVIAVTLLTSTFQAAGEEYYFRGYLLQAMGALVRSTAIVVVVTSLLFTAAHGIWPWQSPALFVDRLAFGLVAAVLVVRTGGLEASISAHAANNVVTFIFAALTNTVGASLGVKDAPWSLVTVDVVKFVAFGAIALVIARRLGLTADTSKSLV